The Streptomyces sp. ALI-76-A nucleotide sequence CGCCGACTTCAAGGGCCAGGTCGTCGTCCTGAACGTGTGGGGCTCGTGGTGCGGGCCGTGTCGCGCGGAGGCCAAGTACTTCTCCAAGGTCTCCAAGGAATACCAGGGCAAGGGCGTGCAGTTCGTCGGCATCAACACCCGGGACACCAGCACCGGCGTCGCGGTCGCCTTCGAGAAGAACTACGGCATCACCTACCCGAGCCTGTACGACCCAACGGGCAAGCTGATGCTCCGCTTCGAGAAGGGCACGCTCAACCCGCAGCTGATCCCCTCCACCCTCGTGATCGACAGGAACGGCAGGATCGCGGCGCGGGCGCTGCAGGCCCTCGCCGAGGAGGACCTGCTCGGCATGCTCGAGCCCGTCCTCGCGGAGAAGTGACGTGAGCGCACTCGTCACCCTCGCCGAGGCGACGGGCCAAAACGAGACCGTGCTCAGCGGGGCCCTGATCGTGGCCCTGCCCATCGCCCTGCTCGGCGGCCTGGTCTCCTTCTTCTCGCCGTGCGTCCTGCCCCTCGTCCCCGGCTACCTCTCCTACGTCACCGGAGTCACCGGCACCGACCTGGCCGAAGCCCGCCGGGGGCGGATGGTCGCCGGCGCCTCGCTGTTCGTGCTCGGCTTCACCGCCGTGTTCGTCTCCGGCGGGGCCCTGTTCGGGTACTTCGGCGAGACGCTTCAGGAGCAGAAGGGCGTCCTGTCCAAGGTGCTCGGGGTGCTCATGATCCTCATGGGCGTCTTCTTCATGGGCCTGATGCCGTGGCTCACCCAGCGCGAGTTCCGCTTCCACCGGAAGCCGGCCGCCGGACTGGTCGGCGCCCCCGTCCTCGGTGCCCTCTTCGGCATCGGCTGGGCGCCCTGCATCGGCCCCACCCTCGCCTCCGTGCAGGCGCTCTCCTTCAGCCAGGCCAGCGCCGGCCGGGGCGCCATACTGACGGTCGCGTACTGCCTGGGTCTGGGCGTACCGTTCGTGCTCGCCGCGGTCGCCTTCCGCAAGGCGCTGGGCGCCTTCGGCTGGGTCAAGCGCCACTACGTCTGGGTGATGCGCCTGGGCGGCACCATGATGATCGTGACCGGTGTGCTGCTGCTCACCGGCGCGTGGGACCACATCGTCTCCGAGATGCAGAACTGGTCCAACGGCTTCACTGTGGGGATCTGACCGATGAGCGAGACCACGACCGACAAGACCCCGGACGCCACCGAGGACCAGGACCTGGGCGCGGCCGGCTCCCAGTTGTCCACCGCCCCCCAGGAGGACGCCCCCAACCTGCCGGCCCTGGGCGTCATCGGCTGGGCCCGCTGGTTCTGGCGTCAGCTCACCTCCATGCGGGTCGCGCTGCTGCTCCTGCTGCTGCTGTCGCTCGGCGCGATCCCCGGCTCGCTGATCCCGCAGAGCGGGACCGACGAGACGAAGGTCGCCGACTTCCGCGCCGCGAACCCCACCCTCGGTGACGTCTACGACAAGCTCGGCCTCTTCCACGTCTACAGCTCGGCGTGGTTCTCGGCGATCTACATCCTGCTGTTCGTCTCCCTCATCGGCTGCATCGTGCCCCGCACCTGGCAGTTCGTGGGGCAGCTGCGCGGACGTCCGCCGGGCGCGCCCCGGCGGCTGACCCGGCTGCCCGCCCACACCGGCTGGCGTACCGAGACCGACCCCGACGAGATCCGTGAGGCCGCGCTCGCGCTGCTGCGCAAGCGCCGCTTCCGGGCCCATGTCGCGGGGGACGCCGTCGCCGCGGAGAAGGGCTATCTGCGGGAGTTCGGCAACCTCGCCTTCCACATCGCGCTGATCGTGATGCTGATCGCCTTCGCCTGGGGCCAGCTGTTCAAGTCCGAGGGCAACAAGCTGATCGTGGAGGGCGACGGCTTCTCCAACACCCTCACGCAGTACGACGACTTCAAGTCCGGCACCCTCTTCTCGCAGGACGACCTGGATCCGTTCAGCTTCACCCTGGACGACTTCACGGGCACCTACGAGACCAGCGGTCCGAACCGGGGCACCCCGCGCACCTACCAGGCGACCGTCGACTACAGCGTCGGCGCCTACGGCAAGGACCGGAAGACCACCATCAAGGTCAACGAGCCGCTGCGGGTCGGCGACTCCAAGGTCTACCTCACCGCCCACGGCTACGCGCCCGTCATCACCGTCCGCGACGCCAAGGGCGACGTCGTCTACAGCCAGGCCGTCCCCCTCCTGCCACTGGACTCCAACGTCACCTCCTCCGGTGCGATCAAGGTCATGGACGGCTACCGCGACGCCCGGGGCGAGAAGGAACAGCTCGGCTTCCAGGCCTTCTTCCTGCCGGCGTACGGCGGGGACGGCACCGCGGTGGTCTCCCAGTTCCCGGCGCTGCTGAACCCGGTGCTGAACCTGGAGGCCTTCCACGGCGACCTCGGCGTCGACTCGGGCATCCCGCAGAGCGTGTACCAGCTCGACAAGGGGAACCTGAAGGCGTTCAAGGACGCCAAGGGCAAGGCGCTGAGGGAGAATCTCAGGCCCGGCGAGACCATGCAGCTCCCGAACGGCGCCGGCTCGGTCACCTTCGAGAAGGGGATCAAGGAGTGGGCGAACTTCCAGGTCACCCGTCAGCCCGCCGCCGGCTGGGCGCTCGGCGGAGCCGTCGTCGCCATCCTCGGCCTCGCCGCCTCCCTGTTCATCCAGCGCCGTCGGGTGTGGGTGCGGGCGGTCAGGGGCGCCGACGGCGTCACCGTCGTCGAGATGGCGGGCCTCGGCCGCAGCGAGTCCGCCAAGGTGCCCGAGGAACTCGGCGACCTCGCCGGGATCCTGTACGAGGCGGCACCGGGCGCCCCCGACCCGGACGACTCCTCCGACGTCACCCCCACCCCCACCCCCGACTCCGACGCCGTACCTGCCGAAGGGGCTGAGAAGAAGTGAATCTCGCCGCCGCAACCAACGAAAGCCTCGCGCAGCTCAGCAACACGCTGATCTACTCCGCGATGGCCGTCTACACCCTGGCCTTCTTCGCCTACATCGCCGAGTGGCTCTTCGGCAGCCGCAGCAAGGTCGCCCGCACGGCCGCCGCGCTCACCCCCGGGAAGCAGGCGAAGGCGCCGGCCGTCACCGTGCGGAAGGCCGGCGGCACCGCCGTGCTGGAGCGGCCGAAGGTCGTGGTGCGGTCCGCCGCCGGTGCCCGTGACGTGCCGGACGGGCCCGGGGCGCACGGCGGGGACGAACAGGGCGACCTCTACGGGCGCATCGCCGTGTCCCTCACCGTGCTCGCCTTCCTGGTGGAGTTCGCGGGAGTCGTCGCCCGCGCGGCCTCGGTGCGGCGGGCGCCGTGGGGCAACATGTACGAGTTCAACATCACCTTCTCCACGGTGGCCGTCGGCGTGTACCTCGCGCTGCTGGTGCTGAGGAAGAACGTGCGCTGGCTCGGGCTGTTCCTGATCACCACCGTCCTCCTCGATCTCGGTCTCGCGGTCACCGTCCTGTACACCGAGAGCGACCAGTTGGTGCCCGCGCTGCACTCGTACTGGCTGTACATCCACGTCTCCACGGCGATCTTCTGCGGTGCGGTCTTCTACGTCGGCGCCGTCTCCACGTTGATGTACCTGTTCAAGGACTCGTACGAGAACAAGCTCGCCACCGGCGGCACGCCCGGCCGCTTCGCGACCTCCGTCATGGAGCGCCTGCCCGCCTCGGCCTCCCTCGACAAGTTCTCCTACCGCGTCAACGCCGCCGTCTTCCCGCTGTGGACGTTCACGATCATCGCGGGCGCCATCTGGGCGGGCGACGCCTGGGGCCGTTACTGGGGCTGGGACCCGAAGGAGACCTGGTCGTTCATCACCTGGGTGGCCTACGCCTGCTACCTGCACGCCCGCGCCACGGCCGGCTGGAAGGGCCGCAAGGCCGCCTACCTCGCCCTGATCGCGTTCGGCTGCTGGCTGTTCAACTACTACGGCGTGAACATCTTCGTCTCCGGCAAGCACTCCTACGCCGGCGTGTGACCCGTACCCCTGTCCGGTGAAGGCCGGTTCCCGTGACCTGGGTCACGGGAACCGGCCTTCGTCGTACGGACAGGTAGAGGGCGTGGACACGAATCTGCGGAGACGCATCCGCGCGGGGGATCACGACGCCTTCGGCGATCTCTTCGACGCGTACGCGCGCTCCGT carries:
- a CDS encoding cytochrome c biogenesis protein ResB — encoded protein: MSETTTDKTPDATEDQDLGAAGSQLSTAPQEDAPNLPALGVIGWARWFWRQLTSMRVALLLLLLLSLGAIPGSLIPQSGTDETKVADFRAANPTLGDVYDKLGLFHVYSSAWFSAIYILLFVSLIGCIVPRTWQFVGQLRGRPPGAPRRLTRLPAHTGWRTETDPDEIREAALALLRKRRFRAHVAGDAVAAEKGYLREFGNLAFHIALIVMLIAFAWGQLFKSEGNKLIVEGDGFSNTLTQYDDFKSGTLFSQDDLDPFSFTLDDFTGTYETSGPNRGTPRTYQATVDYSVGAYGKDRKTTIKVNEPLRVGDSKVYLTAHGYAPVITVRDAKGDVVYSQAVPLLPLDSNVTSSGAIKVMDGYRDARGEKEQLGFQAFFLPAYGGDGTAVVSQFPALLNPVLNLEAFHGDLGVDSGIPQSVYQLDKGNLKAFKDAKGKALRENLRPGETMQLPNGAGSVTFEKGIKEWANFQVTRQPAAGWALGGAVVAILGLAASLFIQRRRVWVRAVRGADGVTVVEMAGLGRSESAKVPEELGDLAGILYEAAPGAPDPDDSSDVTPTPTPDSDAVPAEGAEKK
- a CDS encoding TlpA disulfide reductase family protein gives rise to the protein MSAASRSRTRRRAVLLTAAAAAAVALSACGAGGTSGGGGDTNFVTGDNGIDTVAADRRTAAPDLSGETIDGKRLDVADFKGQVVVLNVWGSWCGPCRAEAKYFSKVSKEYQGKGVQFVGINTRDTSTGVAVAFEKNYGITYPSLYDPTGKLMLRFEKGTLNPQLIPSTLVIDRNGRIAARALQALAEEDLLGMLEPVLAEK
- the ccsB gene encoding c-type cytochrome biogenesis protein CcsB: MNLAAATNESLAQLSNTLIYSAMAVYTLAFFAYIAEWLFGSRSKVARTAAALTPGKQAKAPAVTVRKAGGTAVLERPKVVVRSAAGARDVPDGPGAHGGDEQGDLYGRIAVSLTVLAFLVEFAGVVARAASVRRAPWGNMYEFNITFSTVAVGVYLALLVLRKNVRWLGLFLITTVLLDLGLAVTVLYTESDQLVPALHSYWLYIHVSTAIFCGAVFYVGAVSTLMYLFKDSYENKLATGGTPGRFATSVMERLPASASLDKFSYRVNAAVFPLWTFTIIAGAIWAGDAWGRYWGWDPKETWSFITWVAYACYLHARATAGWKGRKAAYLALIAFGCWLFNYYGVNIFVSGKHSYAGV
- a CDS encoding cytochrome c biogenesis protein CcdA, producing the protein MSALVTLAEATGQNETVLSGALIVALPIALLGGLVSFFSPCVLPLVPGYLSYVTGVTGTDLAEARRGRMVAGASLFVLGFTAVFVSGGALFGYFGETLQEQKGVLSKVLGVLMILMGVFFMGLMPWLTQREFRFHRKPAAGLVGAPVLGALFGIGWAPCIGPTLASVQALSFSQASAGRGAILTVAYCLGLGVPFVLAAVAFRKALGAFGWVKRHYVWVMRLGGTMMIVTGVLLLTGAWDHIVSEMQNWSNGFTVGI